In Calonectris borealis chromosome Z, bCalBor7.hap1.2, whole genome shotgun sequence, a single genomic region encodes these proteins:
- the RNF20 gene encoding E3 ubiquitin-protein ligase BRE1A gives MSGIGNKRAAGEPGPSAPPEKKAGVEDSGTTVETIKLGGVSSTEEMDIRTLQTKNRKLAEMLDQRQAIEDELREHIEKLERRQATDDASLLIINRYWNQFDENIRIILKRFDLDQGLGDLLSERKALVVPEPEPDSDSNQERKDERERGEGLEPAFSFLATLASSTSEEIESQLQERVESSRRAVAQIVTMYDKLQEKVDVLSHKLNSGDISLMEEAVLELNTYLSHENGRLQELADVLQEKHRIMSQEFSKLQERVETAESRVSVLETMIDDLQWDIDKIRKREQRLNRHLADVLERVNSKGYKVYGAGSSLYGGTITINARKFEEMNAELEENKELAGNRLSELEELRQDLEEVTTQNEKLKVELRRAVEEAVKETPEYRCMQSQFSVLYNESLQLKAHLDEARTLLHGTRTTHQRQVELIERDEVSLHKKLRTEVIQLEDTLAQVRKEYEMLRIEFEQTLAANEQAGPINREMRHLISSLQNHNHQLKGEVLRYKRKLREAQSDLSKIRSRSGSALLQSQSSTEDTKEEPPEIKQEPDDPSAQVSVPKTASEDVSEMKARRDEEERERERREREREREKEKEKEREREKEKEKEKEREREKQKQKESEKERESKEKEKGKHEDGRKKEAEVIKQLKAELKKAQESQKEMKLLLDMYRSAPKEQRDKVQLMAAEKKAKAELEELRQRVKELEDKEKKESKKMADEDALRKIRAVEEQIEYLQKKLAMAKQEEEALLSEMDVTGQAFEDMQEQNIRLMQQLREKDDANFKLMSERIKSNQIHKLLKEEKEELADQVLTLKTQVDAQLQVVRKLEEKEHLLQSSIGTGEKELGLRTQALEMNKRKAMDAAQLADDLKAQLELAQKKLHDFQDEIVENRVTREKEMFNFKRAEEDISRLRRKLETTKKPDMVPNCDEILMEEIKDYKARLTCPCCNMRKKDAVLTKCFHVFCFECVKTRYDTRQRKCPKCNAAFGANDFHRIYIG, from the exons ATGTCTGGAATTGGCAATAAACGGGCAGCTGGAGAGCCTGGCCCTTCTGCACCTCCAGAGAAGAAGGCGGGGGTTGAAGATTCAGGGACCACAGTGGAGACCATTAAGCTTGGTGGCGTTTCTTCAACG GAGGAGATGGACATCCGGACCCTACAGACCAAGAACCGGAAACTAGCAGAGATGCTGGACCAACGGCAAGCCATTGAGGATGAGCTACGGGAGCACATTGAGAAGCTGGAGCGTCGGCAGGCCACTGATGATGCCTCTCTGCTGATTATCAATCGATACTGGAATCAG TTTGATGAAAATATCCGCATCATCCTTAAACGTTTCGACCTGGACCAAGGTCTTGGAGACCTTTTGTCTGAAAGAAAAGCTCTGGTGGTACCAGAACCTGAACCAGACTCAGACAGTAATCAGGAGCGCAAAGATGAGAGGGAACGAG GTGAAGGACTGGAGCCGGCATTCTCCTTCCTAGCCACTCTAGCCAGCAGCACTAGTGAGGAGATAGAATCTCAGCTGCAGGAGCGTGTAGAGTCCTCCCGCCGTGCTGTTGCCCAGATTGTGACCATGTACGACAAGCTGCAGGAGAAAGTGGATGTGCTGTCCCACAAGCTGAATAGTGGAG ATATTTCATTGATGGAAGAAGCAGTCCTGGAGCTTAATACCTACCTCTCACATGAAAATGGAcggctgcaggagctggctgATGTTCTTCAGGAGAAGCACCGTATCATGTCTCAGGAG TTCTCCAAGCTGCAAGAGAGAGTGGAGACAGCAGAATCTCGGGTGTCTGTTCTGGAGACTATGATTGATGACCTTCAGTGGGATATTGACAAGATACGCAAGAGGGAGCAGAGGCTCAACCGGCACTTAGCAGACGTTCTGGAACGA GTAAATTCCAAAGGCTACAAGGTGTatggagctgggagcagcctCTATGGGGGCACAATCACCATTAATGCCCGAAAG TTTGAGGAGATgaatgcagagctggaagagaatAAAGAGCTTGCTGGGAATCGCCTCAGTGAGTTGGAGGAGCTACGCCAGGATCTTGAGGAAGTAACAACACAGAATGAAAAACTCAAG GTTGAGCTGCGACGAGCAGTGGAAGAGGCTGTGAAGGAGACCCCAGAATATCGCTGCATGCAGTCccaattttctgttttgtataaTGAGAGTCTCCAGCTGAAGGCACATCTTGATGAGGCCCGCACTCTGCTTCACGGCACCCGGACCACACACCAGCGCCAGGTGGAACTAATCGAG AGGGACGAGGTCAGCCTTCACAAGAAACTACGCACAGAGGTGATTCAGCTAGAGGACACCCTGGCACAAGTCCGCAAAGAATATGAGATGTTGAGGATAGAGTTTGAACAGACACTTGCTGCCAATGAACAAGCAG GCCCAATTAATCGGGAGATGCGTCATCTCATCAGCAGCCTCCAAAATCACAACCACCAACTAAAGGGAGAGGTGTTAAGATACAAGCGCAAACTGAGAGAGGCCCAATCTGACTTGAGCAAG ATCCGCTCTCGCAGTGGTAGTGCTCTCCTGCAGTCCCAGTCCAGCACTGAAGACACAAAGGAGGAACCTCCAGAGATCAAACAGGAACCTGATGATCCTTCTGCCCAAGTGTCTGTCCCCAAAACTGCTTCGGAAGATGTTAGTGAAATGAAGGCCAGGCGAGATGAAGAGGAACGGGAGCGAGAGAGACGGGAGAGGGAGCGGGAgcgagagaaggaaaaggagaaagagagagagcgagagaaagagaaagaaaaggaaaaggaacgaGAGcgggaaaagcagaagcagaaggaatctgagaaggagagagagtccaaagagaaggagaaagggaagcatgaagatggaagaaagaaggaagctgAAGTGATCAAGCAACTGAAGGCTGAGCTCAA GAAAGCCCAGGAGAGCCAGAAGGAGATGAAGCTGTTGCTAGATATGTACCGCTCTGCCCCCAAAGAGCAGAGAGACAAAGTGCAGCTGATGGCAGCTGAGAAGAAGGCAAAAGCTGAG CTGGAAGAACTGAGGCAGAGGGTGAAAGAATTGgaagacaaggagaaaaaggagagtaaAAAGATGGCTGATGAGGATGCCCTCCGCAAGATCCGAGCAGTGGAGGAACAAATTGAGTATTTACAGAAGAAACTAGCCATGGCTAAGCAG gaggaggaggctctgCTGTCAGAAATGGATGTCACAGGCCAAGCCTTTGAAGACATGCAGGAACAGAACATCCGCCTGATGCAGCAGCTGCGGGAGAAGGATGATGCCAACTTCAAGCTGATGTCAGAACGCATCAAGTCCAACCAGATCCACAAGTTGctgaaagaggagaaggaggagctggCAGACCAAGTTTTGACACTGAAGACACAG gTGGATGCCCAGCTGCAGGTTGTACGtaagctggaggagaaggagcacTTACTGCAAAGCAGTATTGGAACAGGCGAGAAAGAACTAGGCCTCCGAACACAGGCCCTGGAAATGAACAAACGCAAG gccATGGATGCAGCCCAGCTTGCGGATGATCTGAAAGCCCAACTAGAGCTGGCTCAGAAGAAGTTACATGACTTCCAGGATGAGATCGTGGAAAACAGAGTAACTAGAGAGAAAGAGATGTTCAACTTCAAAAGGGCTGAG GAAGATATTTCTAGGTTACGCAGGAAGCTGGAGACCACTAAGAAGCCTGACATGGTTCCCAACTGTGATGAGATATTGATGGAAGAAATCAAGGATTACAAG GCCCGCCTGACCTGCCCATGCTGTAACATGCGCAAAAAGGATGCGGTGCTCACAAAGTGCTTTCATGTCTTCTGTTTTGAGTGTGTGAAAACACGCTATGACACCCGGCAGCGTAAGTGCCCCAAGTGCAATGCTGCCTTTGGTGCCAACGACTTCCATAGGATCTACATCGGTTGA